Part of the Streptomyces sp. NBC_00457 genome, GCCCTGGCGGTGAAGCCGCTGCTGAAGCTGGAGGGCGGCCGTATCGAACTCCTGGAGAAGGTACGGACGGCGTCGAAGGCCATCGCCCGCCTCGAGGAGATCGTGGCCGACCGGGCGGGCGGCGCCCAGGTCGATATCGCCGTCCACCATCTGTCGGCCCATGAGCGTGCGTCGGCACTGGAGGACCGGCTGCGGGCGCGGGTGCCCGGGCTCGTCGACCTGCATGTGAGTGAGGTGGGGGCGGTGATCGGGGCGCATACCGGGCCCGGGTTGCTGGGGGTTGTGGTGTCGCCGCGGTGACAGTGGCTGCCTGCCGGGTTTCGACGGTGGGTGCGGGTGGCTCACTCGTGTGAGTGAGGGAGTTATCCACAACTCGCTGGTAATCCCCGGGATTTGACCAAGATCATCGCGAGAGTGTCGGGCTGCCCGATCCTCGTCGCATGGCACTTCGATCACGTTCACGCGCAGCGATTGCAAGCAGCGGTCCCGGCCGCGGCCCCGCCTCCGACGGCCGCACCCGCCATCGACGCCTCCACCCCCGGAGCCGGGCCCGGTACCGATACGCGTCGGCGGAGGAGCTTCGCCGACGCGCAGAGGTCCTGTTCGGCGAACGGGCTGTTCGGCGGCGGGAGTCGGGAGAGGCGACGGCGGGTCGGGACGACGCGGGCGTGGACGCTGCTGTTGTCCCGTATGCCGAACCTCACATCCCGTACGCCGACATGGATGTCGGCGACGAAGTGCCGCCTGCCGGCGGGGGAGTCGGCGACCATGCCCCGCCCGACGGCTGGGAAGGCGGCGGCCATGCCCCGCCCGTCGCCGCGGACGTCGAAGCCGATGCCCAGGCCCGGCACGGCGCGAGGGCTTGGCGGGGGCGGGTCGGGCCGGTGTTGCGGGAGCGGATGCCGGTGTGGCTGCAGGCGCGGTGCGGGCTGGAGCGCAGGAGCGTGGTCGCACTCACCGCGCTGCTGGTCGTCGCCGCGGCCTTCGCGGTGCAGCACTTCTGGACCGGCCGGACCCAGTCCGTGCGCCCGCCCGAGGTCGTACAGGCGGCGGCTCCGTTCGCGGAAGCAGCGCAAGCGGAAGGCGAGCCGAGCAAGGCTCCCGGCAACCCCACCGCCGGAGGGACGGCGGCGGCCGAGATCGTGGTGGACGTCAGCGGCAAGGTCCGCGAGCCCGGGATTCAGCGGCTGCCCGCGGGGTCGCGGGTCGTCGACGCGCTCCGTGCGGCCGGCGGGGTGCGACCCGGGACGAACACCGACGGCCTCAACCGCGCCCGCTTCCTCGTGGACGGGGAGCAGGTGATCGTCGGCGGTCCTGTCGCGGGCTCGGGCTCCGCCCCGGTCGCGGGCGGTACGGCGGTCGGTGGCCAGGCCGGCTCGGCTGCGGCTCCCACGGCTCCGGTCCCGCTCAACACCGCGACCGTGGAACAGCTCGAAACCCTGCCCGGCGTGGGACCGGTGCTGGCGCAGCACATCATCGACTACCGCACCCAGCACGGCGGCTTCCGCTCGGTGGACGAGCTGCGCGAGGTGAACGGCATCGGTGACCGCCGCTTCGCCGATCTACGCGATCTCGTACAGCCATGAGTGCCACCCGTCGGCCCAGTGCGGTCGCCCCCGACATCTCCGACGAGGCCGGCGTCGCCGGTCCCCGCGCCTCGGTGCACACCACCTCCGGCAACCGGCTCGGCGCTGCCCACCCCCGACAGGAAGGACCGACGGACCTACGACTTGTTCCGCCCGCGCTCGCTGCCTGGGCGACGGCCGCGCTGGCGCTGGACGCGCCGCCGGAGTGGACCATCGGCGTCACGGGAGTGTGCCTGGTCGCGGCGGGTGTGCTGGTGACGATACGGCGACGATGGTCCCGCGTCTCGGTCGCCGCCGCCCTCCTCTGTGTCGCCGCGGGCGCGGCCTCCGCCGGGCTGCACGGGGCCGATCTGCGGCGCGGGCCGGTGCCCGGGCTGGCGCGGGAGTACGCGACCGTGACGGCCGAGGTCGAGGTGACCGCCGATCCCCGGCTCACCCGGCCCCGGATCAGAGGGAACCACGCGGCGCCGAGTGCGGTGCTGATCGGCGCGGACGTGCGGCACGTCGAGAAGGCGGACGGGACGGCGGTGGAGACGCGGGCACCGGTGCTGTTGATCGTCGACGCGGGGCCACGCCCCACCGCCGAGGGGCCGAAGGCCTCGCCGTGGCTGCGGCTGCTGCCCTCCACGCGGCTGCGCGTCACCGCACGGCTGGCCCCTGCCCTGGTGGGCCGGGACCGGGTCGCCGCCGTGATGCGGGTGCGGGACCAGGCGGTGCCGTTGGTCATGGGGGAGCCGTCGGCGGCGCAGCGGTTCGCGGGGCGACTGCGGGCCGGGCTGCGGGAGGCCACGGACGGGCTGCCGGCGGATGCGCGGGCGCTGTTGCCGGGGCTGGTCGTCGGGGACACCGCACGGATCACTCCGGAGCTGGACGAGGCCTTCAAGGAGACCGACCTCGCGCACACGCTCGCCGTCTCCGGGAGCAACCTCACGATCATCCTCGCCCTGCTCATCGGACCGCCCGGCCTGGCCCAGCGCGTCGAGCGCCGCGGACTCGCGCCCCGCCTCGGCATCCCGCTGCGGACGACCGCGCTGTTCGGCGGCGTGCTCACGCTCGGGTTCGTCGTGGTGTGCCGGCCTGACCCGAGCGTGCTGCGGGCCGCGGCCTGCGGGGCGGTCGTGCTGCTCGCCCTCGCCACCGGACGCCGCAGATCGCTGATCCCGGCGCTGGCCACGGCCGTCCTGCTGCTGGTGCTCTACGACCCATGGCTGGCCCGGAGTTACGGCTTCCTGCTGTCCGTGCTGGCCACCGGCGCCCTGCTCACACTCGCGCCCCGCTGGAGCACGGCGTTGAGGCGGCGCCGGGTGCCGCCGCGGCTCGCCGAGGCGCTGGCCGCAGCTGCCGCCGCTCAGGCGCTGTGCGCGCCGGTCGTCGCGGTGCTGTCGGCACGGGTGAGCCTGGTGGCGGTGCCGTGCAACCTGCTGGTGGAGTTCGCGGTCGCACCCGCGACGGTGCTGGGCTTCGCCGCGCTGGCGACAGCGCCGGTGGCGATGCCGGTGGCCGAAGCGCTTGCGTGGTGCGCGAGTTGGCCGGCCGGGTGGATCGCGGACGTGGCCCGTACCGGGGCGGCGCTGCCCGGGGCGGGCGTGGACTGGCCGGGAAGCTGGACCGGGGCGGCGCTGCTCGCGCTCGTCACGGTGGTGGTCCTGCTGGTCGGCCGCCGGCTGCTGCGGCATCCCTGGTGGTGCGGGGCCTGCGGGGTGCTGCTTGTGCTGGCGGTCGTGCAGCCGCCGCCGCTGGCCAGAGTGATCACGGGGTGGCCGCCGCCGGGCTGGCGGATGGCGATGTGCGATGTGGGACAAGGGGACGCGCTGGTGCTCGCGGCGGGTGAGGGCGCCGGTGTGGTCGTGGACGCCGGGCCGGATCCGCGGCTGGCCGACCGCTGTCTGCGCACACTCGGCATCACCCGGGTTCCGCTGGTGGTCCTGACCCATTTCCACGCGGATCATGTGGCCGGTCTGCCCGGGGTGCTGCATGGGCGCGAGGTCGGTGCGATCCAGACGACGGGACTCGAAGAGCCGGAGGACCAGGCGCAGTTCGTTCGGAGAGAGGCAGCGGCGCGGCACATTCCGATGACGAGAGCCGTCGCCGGGGAACAGCGCCGTAGCGGGGCGCTCAGCTGGCAGGTCGTCTGGCCGCCACCGCATGCGGCGTCGGTGCCGGATGCGGAGGGGCCGAACGACGCCAGTGTCAGCCTGCTCGTCCGGTCGGCGGGGCTGCGGCTCCTGCTGCTCGGGGACCTCGAACCCCCGTCCCAGCAGGCGCTGCTGAGATCACCGGCGGGGGCATGGCTGGGCAGCGTGGACGTGCTCAAAGTGGCCCACCATGGCTCCGCCTATCAGGATCCGGAGCTGATACGCCGGGTCGCGCCGCGACTGGCGTTGATCTCTTGCGGTCGGGACAACCCGTACGGTCACCCCGCACCCGGTACGGTCGCGGCGCTGCGGGCGCAGGGAGCGGTGGTGCTGCGGACGGACGAGGACGGGGCCCTGGCTGTCGCGGGTACGGGCGGAGAGCTGCTCGTGGCGCGAGACTGAGGGCATGGATTCCGCAGAGGTTGATGCCTATCTCCGTCGCCTGGGAGCAGAGCGCCCGGCGTGGCCCACCGTCGACGTCCTGCGCGAGCTGCATCTGCGGCATCTGCAGCGCGTTCCGTTCGAGAACCTGTCGATCCATCTCGGCGAGGAGATCGTGCTGGAGGAGAAGCGGCTGCTGGACAAGGTGGTGGGGGCGCGGCGGGGCGGGTTCTGTTACGAACTCAACGGGATGTTCGGGGCGTTGCTGACCGCGCTGGGCTACGACGTCACGCTGCTGGCGGCCCGGGTGTACGGCGACGAGGGGAGGCTGGGGATCCCGTACGACCATCTCGCGCTGAAGGTGCGCACGGTGGACGGGGGTGAGTGGCTGGCCGACGTCGGGTTCGGGGCGCACAGTCACTATCCGCTGGCGTTCGAGGCGCGGGCGGAGCAGCGGGATCCCGGGGGAGTCTTCCGGATCGTCGAGGCGGGGCCGGATGCGGCGGGGGTACGGGGTGAGGCGGCCGGGGCGCCCGATCTGGACGTCGTCCGGAACGGCAGCCCGCAGTATCGGCTGGAGATGCGGCCGCGGGTGCTCGGTGACTTTGTGGCCGGGGCGTGGTGGCACAGCACGTCTACGGCTTCGCACTTCGTGCGGTCGCTGGTGTGCTCGCGGGTCACGGAGGACGGAGGGAGGGTCACGCTCAGCGGGCGGGCGCTCACGGTGACGGCGGCGGCGGCGGACGGGGCGCGGGAGGTGCGGGAGCTGGGGTCGGATGAGGAGGTTCTCGCGGTGTATCGGGAGAGGTTCGGGATCGAGCTGGCGGTTGTGCCGGTGGTTCGGGAGGCCGCCGGTCGGGAGGGCTGACCTGGTGGTTCGGGGGTGGGGTGGGTGCCGGAAAATGGGGGCGTGAGTGATGTGAGACATGTGCTGGTGCTGCCTGACCGGGATGCGGCGGACGAAGTGGTGGAGGCGCTGGGGGAGCGGTTCGGGGTGCGGGAGGAGCCGCAGGTGGTGCGGGATGCGTTGGCCGGTGAGGACGATGCGGAGGATGCGCAGTGGCTCGTCGTGCTGCGGGATGAGGAGGGGCGGTTGGATGCGGGGGAGCTGGATGCGTTTGTGGGGGAGTGGGAGGGGTGGCGGGAGGAGCCGTGACGCTGCGGTGCGGTGCCGGGTCGTGCTGGGCTCGCTTTGAGGGTGCCCGGCGTGGGGGCTGGGCGGGGGTGGGTCGCGCAGCCCGGCGCTGACGGGGTGCCGCCTGCGCCCACCCGTGCCGCCCCAGGCGGCACGCATGCCCGCAGCTTGACTGCTCCCCCCTTGTCAGTGGGGCGTGACATGCTTGGCGTAATGGCCAGGAAGAGTGTTGATGATGACCCGCTCGTGCCTGTGACGCTTGCTGTGGGGCAGGAGGATCTTCTGCTTGACCGGGCTGTGCGGGAGGTGGTGGCTGCGGCGAGGGCCGCTGATGCCGACACGGATGTGCGGGATCTGACGTCGGACCAGTTGCAGCCGGGGACATTGGCGGAGTTGACGAGTCCGTCGCTGTTCGCGGAGCGGAAGGTCGTGGTCGTACGGAATGCGCAGGATCTGTCCGCGGACACGGTCAAGGACGTGAAGGCGTATCTCGGAGCGCCCGCCGAGGAGATCACGCTCGTGTTGCTGCACGCGGGCGGAGCCAAGGGCAAGGGCCTGCTCGACGCCGCGCGGAAGGCCGGGGCGCGGGAGGTCGCGTGTCCCAAGATGACGAAGCCGGCGGATCGGCTGGCCTTTGTCAGAGGAGAGTTCCGGGGTCTCGGGCGATCGGCCACGCCCGAGGCCTGCCAGGCGCTCGTCGACTCCATCGGGAGCGATCTGCGGGAGCTGGCCTCGGCCGTCTCCCAGCTCGTCGCCGATGTCGAGGGGACCATCGACGAGGCGGTGGTGGGGCGGTACTACACCGGGCGGGCCGAGGCTTCCAGCTTCACTGTCGCCGATCGCGCCGTGGAGGGGCGGGCCGCGGAGGCGCTGGAGGCGCTGCGGTGGTCGCTGGCGACGGGCGTGGCTCCGGTGCTGATCACCAGCGCGCTCGCCCAAGGCGTACGGGCGATCGGGAAGCTGTCCTCGGCACGCGGCGGGCGGCCGGCCGATCTGGCGCGTGAGTTGGGCATGCCGCCGTGGAAGATCGACCGGGTGCGCCAGCAGATGCGGGGATGGACTCCGGACGGGGTGGCCGTGGCGCTGCGGGCCGTCGCGGAGGCCGACGCCGGCGTGAAGGGCGGCGGGGACGATCCCGAGTACGCGCTGGAGAAGGCGGTCGTCACGATCGCGCGGGCCGCTCGGTCCAGGGGGCGTGCGTAGCCCGAAGAGAGGAGAATCAGGCGTATCAGCCGTAGATCGCCGATATGACGGAAAGGTGGCGACTGTCATGGCTGAACACCCGCACGCTGCTCTCGTCCGCAAGGGCTACGAAGCCTTCCAGCGCGGAGACATGGACACGCTGCGCGGCTTGATGACCGGGGACTGCACACACCACGTACCCGGCTCGCACCCGCTCTCCGGGGACTTCAAGGGGATCGACTCGATCCTCGACGGGTACTACGCCCGGCTCTACTCGGAGACGGGCGGGTCGTTCCAGGTCGAGCTTCGCAACATATTCGTGGACGGCCGCGGGCACGCCATCACCGTGCACCGCTTCACCGCCGACCGGGGCGACAAGCACATCGACGAGGACGGGGGCATCGTCTTCCGGATCGTCGGCGACAAGATCACCGATCTCGACGAGTGCCTTGCGGACCTCGACAAGTCCAACGACTTCTGGACGTGACGCAGGCATACCGAAGGCCCCGGCTCCCGCCCTGGGGAAGGGCGAGGTGCCGGGGCCTTCGGTTCAAGACGGTGAGCCCGTACCCGCGTGGCGAACGCAGGCCGCGTACAGGCTCGGGGTGCCGGACGGGAGCGGATGAGAGAGGGCCCGCTCGATTCCCTCCGGCGGTCAAATCAAGTATCAGCCCTTGAGGGAAGCGACCTTGGAAGCCAGCGCCGACTTCTTGTTGGCGGCCTGGTTCTTGTGGATGACGCCCTTGGAGACGGCCTTGTCGAGCTCACGCGCAGCAGCGCGCTGGTACTCGGTGGCCTTCTCGACGTCACCCGCGGCAGCTGCCTCACGGGCCTTGCGGATCGCGGTCTTCAGGGAGGACTTGACGGCCTTGTTGCGCTGCCGGGCCTTCTCGTTGGTCTTGATCCGCTTGATCTGGGACTTGATGTTCGCCACGAATGAGCCTCTACAGGTTCTGGCACGGGGCCGCACGGGTCCCGCACCGGTGATTTTTCTTGGGGTGTGCCTCGCGCTGAGAGGGCATGAGACACAGCCACCCAGAGTACCAGTGGCCCGGCCCACGGCCCAAAACGGTGTCCGGTCGCCGCCCGTGGGACCATGGAGCCTACGTATCGATCCGACCCGAGGCATAAGGCGCCTCAAGAGACAGGACCCTGCGTGCCCGCGACCCCTAACAATGTGCCCGAGCCGAGCCGTACCGCCCCGGCTCTGATCCGCAATTTCTGCATCATCGCGCACATCGACCACGGCAAGTCCACGCTCGCCGACCGGATGCTCCAGCTGACCGGGGTGGTCGAGCAGCGGCAGATGCGCGCTCAGTACCTCGACCGTATGGACATCGAGCGCGAGCGCGGCATCACGATCAAGTCCCAGGCGGTGCGCCTGCCGTGGGCCCCCACCCACGACAAGAGCAACACGCACATCCTCAACATGATCGACACCCCGGGGCACGTCGACTTCACCTACGAGGTCTCGCGGTCGCTCGCCGCCTGCGAGGGCACCGTCCTCCTCGTCGACGCCGCCCAGGGCATCGAGGCCCAGACCCTCGCCAACCTCTACCTGGCGATGGAGAACGACCTCAAGATCATCCCCGTACTGAACAAGATCGACCTGCCGGCCGCCCAGCCGGAGAAGTTCTCCGAGGAGCTCGCCAACCTCATCGGCTGCCAGCCGGAGGACGTGCTCAAGGTCTCGGCGAAGACCGGCCTGGGCGTGGACGCGCTCCTGGACCGGGTCGTCCGTGACGTCCCGGCGCCGGTCGGCGTCAAGGACGCCCCCGCCCGCGCGATGATCTTCGACTCGGTCTACGACTCCTACCGGGGCGTGGTCACGTACGTCCGCGTCATCGACGGCCAGCTCAACAAGCGCGAGCGCATCAAGATGATGTCGACCGGCGCCACCCACGAGCTGCTTGAGATCGGCGTCTCTTCCCCCGAGATGACGCCCGCCGACGGCATCGGCGTCGGCGAGGTGGGCTACATCATCACCGGCGTGAAGGACGTCCGCCAGTCCAAGGTCGGCGACACCATCACCAGCAAGGACAAGGGCGCCACCGAGGCCCTCGGCGGGTACAAGGACCCCAAGCCGATGGTCTTCTCCGGCCTCTATCCGCTGGACGGCTCGGAGTACCCCGACCTCCGCGAGGCCCTGGACAAGCTCCAGCTCAACGACGCCGCCCTGGTCTACGAGCCGGAGACCTCCGCGGCCCTCGGCTTCGGCTTCCGCGTCGGCTTCCTCGGCCTGCTGCACCTCGACGTCATCCGTGAGCGCCTGGAGCGCGAGTTCAACCTCGAACTCATCGCCACCGCGCCCAACGTGGTCTACCGCGTGATCATGGAGGACGGGAAGGAGCACACGGTCACCAACCCGAGCGAGTTCCCCGAGGGCAAGATCGACAAGGTCTTCGAGCCGGTCGTGAGGGCCACGATCCTCGCCCCCAGCGAGTTCATCGGCTCGATCATGGAGCTCTGCCAGACCCGCCGCGGCACCCTTCTCGGTATGGACTACCTCTCCGAGGACCGCGTGGAGATCCGCTACACGCTTCCCCTCGCCGAGATCGTCTTCGACTTCTTCGACAACCTGAAGTCCAAGACCCGCGGCTACGCCTCTCTGGACTACGAGCCCACCGGCGAGCAGGACGCCTCGCTGGTGAAGGTCGACATCCTGCTGCACGGCGACCGGGTCGACGCCTTCTCCGCCGTCACCCACAAGGACGCCGCGTACGCGTACGGCGTACGGCTCGTCGCCAAGCTGCGCGAGCTCATCCCGCGCCAGGCCTTCGAGATCCCCATCCAGGCCGCCATCGGCTCCCGGGTCATCGCCCGCGAGACCATCCGCGCCATCCGCAAGGACGTCCTCGCCAAGTGCTACGGCGGTGACATCTCCCGTAAGCGGAAGCTGCTGGAGAAGCAGAAGGAGGGCAAGAAGCGGATGAAGATGGTGGGTTCCGTGGAGGTTCCTCAGGAGGCCTTCATCGCCGTTCTGTCCAGCGACGAGAACGCGGGATCGGGCAAGGGCAAGAAATAGCCACCTGTCACCCGCGAAAATCGGGGCTCGTCGCGTCACAGCGCGGCGGGCCCCTGTGCGTGGGTACGGTCGCCCGATCGGGGAAGTGACAGGCCGCAGCCCCTTACGCACCGGCCGGTCGCGCTCTACTCTGATCTCTGCTCGGTAGTTACTCGCGAGTTAAACAACCGATCTGCAACCGCTCGTGAGTGCATCAGCAGCAGTGAAAACAGCCGCAATGAGCCAGCCGCGCAGCCGCGGGCCCCGGAGGATGTCGTGAGCGACACACAGACTTTGATCGAGAACCGTCCGCCGTCCGTGGCGGGCCTCTTCCTGGAGCGCGTGGCCGCCACGCCGGATGCCGAGGCCTACCGCTACCCGGTACCGGCCGCGTCCGGGCAGGGCCCGGACGACTGGAAGTCGCTGACCTGGGCGCAGACCGCCGAGCGGGTCAACGCGATCGCCGCCGGACTGATCGAGCTGGGCGTGCAGTCCGAGCAGCGCGTCGCGCTCGCCTCCGCCACCCGGATCGAGTGGATCCTCGCCGACCTGGGCATCATGTGCGCGGGCGCCGCCACCACCACGGTCTACCCGCAGACCAACGCCGAGGAGTCGGCGTTCATCCTCGCCGACTCCGGCAGCCGGGTGCTCATCGCGGAGAACGCCGAGCAGCTGGCCAAGGCGCGGGAGAAGCGCGCCGAGCTGCCCGAGCTCACTCATGTCGTGGTCATCGACCCGGAGGGTGTCGAGACCGGCGACTGGGTGCTCACCCTCGCCGAGCTGGAGAGCCGGGGCGCCGCGTATCTGGAGAAGAACCCCGAGGTCGTCAAGGAACGGGTCGGCGCGATCACCAAGGACCAGCTCGCCACCCTCATCTACACCTCCGGCACCACCGGCCGGCCCAAGGGCGTCCGCCTCCCGCACGACAACTGGTCGTACATGGCGAAGGCGATCGCCGCGACCGGGCTGGTCAACGCCGACGACGTGCAGTACCTGTGGCTGCCGCTCGCGCACGTCTTCGGCAAGGTGCTCACCTCCGGCCATATCGAGGTCGGGCACGTCACCGCGGTCGACGGCCGGGTCGACAAGATCATCGAGAATCTGCCGGTGGTGAAGCCGACGTACATGGCGGCGGTCCCGCGGATCTTCGAGAAGGTCTACAACGGGGTCGTGGCCAAGGCGCGTGCGGGCGGTCCCGCCAAGTACAAGATCTTCCAGTGGGCCGCGGGGGTCGCCCGCGAGTACGCCAAGGTCACCCAGGACAACTTCCGCCGCACCGGCAACCACTCCGCGCCCTTCGGGCTCGCCGCCAAGCACAAGGTCGCCGACGCGCTCGTCTACGCCAAGCTGCGGGAGGCCTTCGGCGGCAATCTGCGGGCCTGCGTCTCCGGCTCGGTCGCCCTGGCGCCGGAGATCGGGTTCTTCTTCGCCGGCGCCGGCATCCACATCCTCGAGGGCTACGGCCTCACCGAGTCGTCCGCGGCGTCCTTCGTGAACCCCGGCGAGGCGTACCGCACCGGCACGGTCGGCAAGCCGCTGCCCGGCACGGAGGTCCGGATCGCCGACGACGGCGAGATCCTGCTGCGCGGCCCCGGCATCATGGAGGGCTACCACGGGCTGCCCGAGAAGACCGCCGAGGTGCTGGAGGCGGACGGCTGGTTCCACACCGGCGACATCGGCGAGCTGTCGCCCGACGGGTACCTGCGGATCACCGACCGCAAGAAGGACCTGTTCAAGACGTCCGGTGGCAAGTACGTCGCGCCGACCGAGGTCGAGGGCAAGTTCAAGGCGGTGTGCCCGTACACCTCGAACATCGTGCTGATCGGCGCGGACCGGAACTTCTGCAGCGCCCTCATCGCCCTCGACGAGCCGTCGATCATGGCCTGGGCGAAGGACAACGGCCTGGAGGGCAAGTCGTACGAGGAGGTCGTCGCCGCGCCCGCCACGGTGGCCCTCATCGACGGGTACGTGAAGGAACTCAACGCGGGGCTTCAGCGGTGGCAGACCGTGAAGCAGTTCCGGCTGCTGCCGCGGGATCTCGACGTCGAGCACGGTGAGCTGACGCCGAGCCTGAAGCTGAAGCGGCCGGTTGTCGAGCGGGAGTACAAGTACCTCATCGAGGAGATGTACGAGGGCTCTCGCGAGGCGTAGCGCGGGAGCGGAGGGGTGGTGGGGCTGCGTGGCGGCTGCGGGTTCGTTGGGGCTGGTCGCGCCCACGCGGCGGAGCCGCATATCGACACAGCCCCGCGCCCCTTCAGGTCAGTTCACGCGGCCCTTGCTTACCAGTTGGCGTAGCTCCACTACCTGCCTCAGGAGCGCTGCCTTGTCCGGTGGGTTGGGCCCCGTCAGATGTTCCTCCAGTACGGCCAGTCTTGTGCTCATCTCCCCGCTCAGGCGCTCCAGTTGCCGGTTCTTGCGGTGCAGCTCCAGGAAGACGCTCACCTTGGCCCGTAGCACCCAAGGATCGAACGGCTTCGTCAGGTAGTCCGCGGCGCCGGTCGCGTAGCCGCGGAAGGCGTAGCCGGAGTCGTCCTCCGCGCCGGTGAGGAAGATGATGGGGACGTCCTTGGTCTGGTCGAGCCGCTTGATGTTCGCGGCGGTCTCGAAGCCGTCCATGCCCGGCATACGGACGTCGAGAAGGACGAGGGCGAACTGCTGCCGCAGCAGTGCCTTCATCGCCTCCTCGCCCGAACGTGCCCGCACGAGCGGTTCGTTGAGGGACCCCAGGACGGCCTCAAGCGCTATCAAGTTGTCCTCCATGTCATCCACCAGGAGGATGTTCGCGCGCTCGCCGGTCGTTGCCTCAGCGCTCATGATGACTGTGCCTCACTCACTAGAGGGCGGAACCGCGGCCTCCCCTGCCGGGTCCGGTTCCGGTACTGCTGTCTCCGTGTCGCCGTCGGTGTGCTGCGTGTCTGCGCCCTCCGGATCGAGGAGGGCGCAGACGACGGTCAGCAGCTGGTCGACGTCGACGGGCTTGGGTACGTAGCCGTTGGCGCCCCGGGCGATGGACTTCTCGCGGTCTCCCGGCATCGCCTTCGCGGTCAGCGCGACGATGGGCAGGCCCGTCCAGCGGGGGGTGCTGCGGATGACGGCGATGGTCTCGTAACCGTCCATCTCCGGCATCATGATGTCCATCAGGACGAGTTCGACGTCCGGGTTGCGCTCCAGGGTCTCGATGCCCTCGCGGCCGTTCTCCGCGTACAGCACCGGCATTCCGACCCTCCCCAGGACATGGGTGAGGGCGAAGACGTTGCGGATGTCGTCGTCCACGATCAACACCCGCCGTCCGGGCAGGACCTGACCCGCGCGACCGGACTTCCACTCCTCCAGTTTGGTGGGTGCCGGCCAGCTGTCGTCGGGCTCGTGCGCGGTGTACGGCTCGGCCGACAGCTGCTCCGGCACCGGCAGCGGACGCTGCTCGGGGACCGGGCCGGTCGCCGAGTGACCGGGGCTGACGACCGGGACGTACAAGGTGAAGGTGGACCCCTTGCCGGGTTCGCTCTCGGCGGCGATACGGCCGCCCAGCAGGCCGGCGATCTCGCGGCTGATCGACAGCCCCAGTCCCGTGCCGCCGTACTTGCGGTTGGTCGTGCCGTCGGCCTGCTGGAACGCCTCGAAGATCACCGGGAGTTTCTCCGGCGCGATGCCGATGCCGGTGTCCGAGACGGCGAAGGCGATCACCTCGTCGGTGTCGCGGACGTAGTGGTGCTGGGGGTCCTTGACCCGGCTGACGCGGAGTTCGACCCGGCCGGTCGCGGTGAACTTGATCGCGTTGGAGAGCAGGTTGCGCAGGATCTGCTGCAGCCGCTGCTCGTCCGAGTACATCTCGCGCGGCACGTCCTCGCCGACCGCCACCTCGAAGGCGAGCCCCCGGTCGA contains:
- a CDS encoding helix-hairpin-helix domain-containing protein, which produces MALRSRSRAAIASSGPGRGPASDGRTRHRRLHPRSRARYRYASAEELRRRAEVLFGERAVRRRESGEATAGRDDAGVDAAVVPYAEPHIPYADMDVGDEVPPAGGGVGDHAPPDGWEGGGHAPPVAADVEADAQARHGARAWRGRVGPVLRERMPVWLQARCGLERRSVVALTALLVVAAAFAVQHFWTGRTQSVRPPEVVQAAAPFAEAAQAEGEPSKAPGNPTAGGTAAAEIVVDVSGKVREPGIQRLPAGSRVVDALRAAGGVRPGTNTDGLNRARFLVDGEQVIVGGPVAGSGSAPVAGGTAVGGQAGSAAAPTAPVPLNTATVEQLETLPGVGPVLAQHIIDYRTQHGGFRSVDELREVNGIGDRRFADLRDLVQP
- a CDS encoding arylamine N-acetyltransferase family protein; its protein translation is MDSAEVDAYLRRLGAERPAWPTVDVLRELHLRHLQRVPFENLSIHLGEEIVLEEKRLLDKVVGARRGGFCYELNGMFGALLTALGYDVTLLAARVYGDEGRLGIPYDHLALKVRTVDGGEWLADVGFGAHSHYPLAFEARAEQRDPGGVFRIVEAGPDAAGVRGEAAGAPDLDVVRNGSPQYRLEMRPRVLGDFVAGAWWHSTSTASHFVRSLVCSRVTEDGGRVTLSGRALTVTAAAADGAREVRELGSDEEVLAVYRERFGIELAVVPVVREAAGREG
- the holA gene encoding DNA polymerase III subunit delta, which produces MARKSVDDDPLVPVTLAVGQEDLLLDRAVREVVAAARAADADTDVRDLTSDQLQPGTLAELTSPSLFAERKVVVVRNAQDLSADTVKDVKAYLGAPAEEITLVLLHAGGAKGKGLLDAARKAGAREVACPKMTKPADRLAFVRGEFRGLGRSATPEACQALVDSIGSDLRELASAVSQLVADVEGTIDEAVVGRYYTGRAEASSFTVADRAVEGRAAEALEALRWSLATGVAPVLITSALAQGVRAIGKLSSARGGRPADLARELGMPPWKIDRVRQQMRGWTPDGVAVALRAVAEADAGVKGGGDDPEYALEKAVVTIARAARSRGRA
- a CDS encoding nuclear transport factor 2 family protein encodes the protein MAEHPHAALVRKGYEAFQRGDMDTLRGLMTGDCTHHVPGSHPLSGDFKGIDSILDGYYARLYSETGGSFQVELRNIFVDGRGHAITVHRFTADRGDKHIDEDGGIVFRIVGDKITDLDECLADLDKSNDFWT
- the rpsT gene encoding 30S ribosomal protein S20 is translated as MANIKSQIKRIKTNEKARQRNKAVKSSLKTAIRKAREAAAAGDVEKATEYQRAAARELDKAVSKGVIHKNQAANKKSALASKVASLKG
- a CDS encoding ComEC/Rec2 family competence protein, which encodes MSATRRPSAVAPDISDEAGVAGPRASVHTTSGNRLGAAHPRQEGPTDLRLVPPALAAWATAALALDAPPEWTIGVTGVCLVAAGVLVTIRRRWSRVSVAAALLCVAAGAASAGLHGADLRRGPVPGLAREYATVTAEVEVTADPRLTRPRIRGNHAAPSAVLIGADVRHVEKADGTAVETRAPVLLIVDAGPRPTAEGPKASPWLRLLPSTRLRVTARLAPALVGRDRVAAVMRVRDQAVPLVMGEPSAAQRFAGRLRAGLREATDGLPADARALLPGLVVGDTARITPELDEAFKETDLAHTLAVSGSNLTIILALLIGPPGLAQRVERRGLAPRLGIPLRTTALFGGVLTLGFVVVCRPDPSVLRAAACGAVVLLALATGRRRSLIPALATAVLLLVLYDPWLARSYGFLLSVLATGALLTLAPRWSTALRRRRVPPRLAEALAAAAAAQALCAPVVAVLSARVSLVAVPCNLLVEFAVAPATVLGFAALATAPVAMPVAEALAWCASWPAGWIADVARTGAALPGAGVDWPGSWTGAALLALVTVVVLLVGRRLLRHPWWCGACGVLLVLAVVQPPPLARVITGWPPPGWRMAMCDVGQGDALVLAAGEGAGVVVDAGPDPRLADRCLRTLGITRVPLVVLTHFHADHVAGLPGVLHGREVGAIQTTGLEEPEDQAQFVRREAAARHIPMTRAVAGEQRRSGALSWQVVWPPPHAASVPDAEGPNDASVSLLVRSAGLRLLLLGDLEPPSQQALLRSPAGAWLGSVDVLKVAHHGSAYQDPELIRRVAPRLALISCGRDNPYGHPAPGTVAALRAQGAVVLRTDEDGALAVAGTGGELLVARD